The region actttatatacagtgttttatattgttatTCAGtgtcatttgtaaaaaaaatctaaaaacatacttccactttgacatcatgcAGTATTGTGtattcaatttaatccattttaaattcaggctgtaacacatcaaaatgtggaacaagtaaaatggtgtgaatactttctgaaggtgctgTAGGACTATTATATTGCTCAGTTCTCACTACACTAAACGGAGGTCCTCTATTGTTCCAGTCTTAATGCTTTCTATAATAGATACCAAGTAAAGAGGCTCAGTAAACATATTTTAAATTCACATAATAGGCCTAAAGAAATGATACACCTCCATTTTTAATGCACTTAGGCTCAGCCAAGCCCTCATACTTGTTTCACAGTAAGCACTTTTGGAGCTAAACAGGAAATGGCTATTCTCATGTTGTACATTTCACAACTCTGTTTCCTGATTTGAGGCATTGTGTTGGTAGAAATTCCTCTCTGTGACTTGACTTTCTTTCTCTCCAGTGCTTATGGGATACGTATATATTTGATTACCTTTAGGATGTTGCAGGCTcaactcttctctctcttctctgtcattACAGGTAGGCCAAACTCCAGGTTTAGCTATTTCTATTCAGATTCAGTTTTTCATTTTGGTGAAACATTCCTATTTAAGCTTTAGCATTCTTGAATAATTTGGGAATAAAGGAATGAAGGGAATTATCCCTCTTTAGTGTTATAATATTGATGAGTTTATGTTTATACAGTATCATAAGAGATGATTTGTTGATCCTTTGGGTAGTGACGTGTGTGTTTAAATAAAGTACAACAGAATATCAACAAGGAGCAATAGACTGCCAGTTGAACCAATTAGAATACAATATATTGCCAGTTGAACCAATTAGAATACAATATATTGCCAGTTGAACCAATTAGAATACAAGTTTTAAAAAACACTTGAGACCATCAGATAAAATAAACATGAAATATCCTTAATATGGTTGATTTCTCTAATTTCTCTAATTGTGAACTAATATTCCTCCCACTAGGCACCTTCTCACAGCCGTGGTCCATGACAGTTCCCCCTGTAGTGAATAGCACCATAGGAGGAGATGTGGTCCTACCCTGCTCCTTCACCCACCCCAAGCAACAAGACTACCCCAAAGCCATCACAGTTCAGTGGATCACCAGACAATTCCATGATAAGCCCTTCTTCCAATGCAAGGTGACAAATGTTACTACAGGTGGAATGAATGAATGCTCAGTTCCAGAGTCATACCAACGCTTCTCAGTCAAAGGAGACCCTAAGCAGAgggatctctctctcctcatcagagATCTGGCGGTCACAGACAATGGAGTATACTTCTGCAGAGTGGAGCTGGACTATTACTGGGGTGATGGGAAGTGGCAGACTGCCAGCGGCACACAGCTCAATATCATTGGTAACGGTCTCACTACGTTGTCagcaataaaatattttttattgaggGTCTGGTGGTCTAGGAATATGAAACTTTTTACCACAATGATACTTATGCAAGGTTTGTGCTTTGTCCCTAGCTAAGGCCCAGATTGTCAGCCTGTCTTGGGTAGAGGCGTCCCTCGGACCAGGCAACGGGAGCCTCAGGTGTGTAGTTGAGGGGAACCCCCCATCCACCATCACCTGGTTCTCCTCCTCTAAGGGCAACATAGACCCAGGTGTCAGCACCATAGGAACCCACCCATTTCAGTGGACCAGTTCAATCCCCTTCTTCACCCAGGAAGTGTACACCTGCAGGGCAGAGAACAGCCTGGGGAGGGCAGAGAGACGGTTCCCCCCTGGACCCACTGCGCTGACCGTagccctctctgtgtgtggggtcctgcttctcctgctgctccttggCATGGCTTTATTTTACCTGAGAAAAAGAGGTGGGTGatctctgtaaaaaaaaaatactagttTAGATATGATATTTTTGGTGTATTTACAGATTCATATACTATCTCTGGTCTTTTCCAAAGGATACCTGAGATTCTGCAATTCAGAACAGATTAAGCAGCAATCTGAGTTGTGCACAGATCCTGCTATAGGTAAGGGGTCTTACTCTTTTCTAGACAATCTGAGTCTTTGAATAGTATTTCTGATCAGTAATCATTTTTCCTCAGATGAAAGGGCAGAGTTTGAGTTGAAAGCCAGTTTAAGTGATAGGATATtcagtacatttttacatttttgtcatttagcagaagctctatccagagtgacttacaggagcaattagggttaagtgccttgctcaagggcacattggcagatgtttcacctagtttgctcagggattcgaactggcccaacactcttaacccgctagactacctgctgccctgttATTCACTATCTCCACACATATGCTTCCCTATGTACCACTCCATCAGCTTTACTTGTCTACGGCCCACTCATTGTCTGTGTATTCTACACCCTCTTCTCCCGTATCCTTCAATCCCTGCCTGCTGTCCCAACTACACCTCTGTAGAAGTGGGCAAAAAGATCGGGTCCAGTGTCGAGTCTGAGCATAGCTCTTCATGTCCTCTCATTCAGTCATAAACTTTGTGCGCCACAGCAGTTTACATTTGTACATTTTACTTCCCTGTTTCTAAAGCTGTGGTCAGTGAAACCTCTATCTACGCCAATGTCTCGGAAATGGGTGAGTGGACAAGACCGTAAAGGATTTGCTGATGGTTCAGATCTGTAATGTGCCACATAGTTTCTTACTGTTGTTCTCTGCACAAACAGAAAGCCCACAGTCGTTGTATAAACATGATTCACCAGAAGATGGCGACATGGAGCTAAATCTGGTATACGCAGACGTTCAACTGAACACCACCACTCAATGTAGGTATTCAATTATTGCAATTTTGGGCCATGAATTCCATAGGTATACCACTAAGTACCAGAACCAGCTCAGATAAGCTTGTGAAATTGCCCTCTTTTCTTTTAAGCACCCCAAAGAAGCTCGCGTGTCCCCATACCAGATGAAGGTGAATAATTTTTAGTGCTTTTCTTGAAGTGACACAAGAAAGTCTAAGATTGCATAATACAGCTGAGACAGCACTGTCCTTAACATGACATAACATGATATAACGCCAACCCTTCACTCTTCATTATCATTCCATTATTCTGATTATGCTGTCCATTGTCATTTCAGGTGTCCACTATGCTATTGTGAAGCTAGGGTGAACTGCCGAGGCACAACAGAGAGAATGTAACTCTAGAGGTATGTCATAATGAAACTGACCTCCCTCATTCTGACAGACATTTCCCAAGACACCTTCAAAAGTAATCAACAAGAGTTTGGCAGTCAATCTTATTGCCGTTGTTCACAACATTGGGACAACTTGGTAGATTCCGTTTTTATATTGTTCTTCTTATGGAGGTGCAACTACATAATTGCCCTACAAGTGTTATTGTTCTGGAGCGCCATTACACTTCTGGGTTTCCTGTCAAACACacgtcacatttacattttagtcatttagcagacgctcttatcggagcgacttacagtagtgaatgcatacattttatgcatttctttatttattttttgtactggccccccgtgggaatcgaacccacaaccctggcattgcacacaccatgctctaccaactgagccacagggaagacataaACACATGAACCCAAAGCGGAACTCCAGTGCAGTCATTCGCCTCAACCACCACAGAACCAGCTGATGCTATCTGGGCAAAACCTGAGTGTAGCTGTGGTTGAGAGGTCAGCCACCGGCTCTGCAAGGAACTCTGACCTCAAACTACTGAAGGGTTTTCTCATATTGGTGTAGAATAATAATCATCATAATATTCAGAATAATACATAGTATTTATATAGCATTTTTCAAGGACGCAAAGTCGCTTGGGTCCATGTCCATGTTCTTACCATGTGGTGCATCACTAAACAAAACTAAACGTCCCTGTAGAACCATGAAGCAGAAAGAGTGTGGTGCATTTGTACATGTAAATGTATTGCTTTCCTTTGGCTGCAGTGTTTGTGATGTTCTCAAAGTGTCATGGAGGATGTAGCTCCTCTGGACCACATGCAGAGTAACTCATTCAGGTTATTCAGATTGTACAGCTGATGCATAAGACTGTTTGGCTCGCCATGGTAATGTCCTTTTAGGGTGTGGTTTGGTTCCCATATCTGGCTTCACTTGCTCGTATGGAGACTAGGCCTACTGGTATGCACAGccagagtgtggtgtgtgtgtgtgtgtgtgtgtgtgtgtgtgtgtgtgtgtgtgtgtgtgtgtgtgtgtgtgtgtgtgtgtgcgcgcctttATGTGGTAAGGTTTTCTAAGCCCTCTTTCCCATTCTGCTCTGTAGCCGTCGGAGGACGTGGTGACAGAGAAGAGCATCCTGCCCTCATCTCCATGGAAACAGCTGTTTATGGATGGGGGGTGCCAGAAACAAAACCCTACTGCTGTAAAGCATTGAAATATGAAAAACTCCTTCCTGATGGGGTTCAGTCTTACTTCATCGCTATCCATTTTGTTATGTAGCTTGATTGACATGGGCCTAACATCTGTGCTTAGTTGGTTATTTTTTGTAAGTGTCTGTGGgtgtctaggaacagtgggttaactggcttgttcaggggcagaacgacttaCTGATGATGTTTAAACCATGAAGATGTAAATAATACACTACACTGAATCTATTTTAGCATGGCATGGGGTAGTCCCATTAGTGCAGCCCCCTTGGGATAGGATGGAGGGCCTATAGTTTAACACCTGTTGACCCCACATGGTTACCAATTCAACCACAAAACCTACGTTAGGTCTGACCTTAAAGTAATGTGAGCATCTTGCTTGATTTTGCAATGTGGGCGGAAAAATGTTTCAATTAACCTGGGACAAATACAATTCAGCTGTCGATAGAGTAGGAGGTCGAATAGGTATGGGTCTATAGTGCAAGCTACAATAATATAGGGCCTAAAGTGTCATTAACAATAGTAGGAATAAGTTTGATGAACTTCAAACATATTCAGATTGATAGCCACGTGCTTAATCAACTTCAACCATCATGTGAACACTATTTAGGTGGAGACTGTAACTGTGTTAAGGCTGTCGTtagaagaaggggaccaaagcgcagcgtggtaagtgttcatgattatttaatactgagaaaacaacaacaacaacaacaacaacaacaacaacaacaacaacaacaacaacaacaacaacaacaacaacaacaacaacaacaacagttctgTCATgtaacagaaaacaactacccacaaacacaggtgggaaaaggctgcctaagtatgattcctaatcaga is a window of Salmo trutta chromosome 37, fSalTru1.1, whole genome shotgun sequence DNA encoding:
- the siglec15l gene encoding sialic acid binding Ig-like lectin 15, like, giving the protein MLQAQLFSLFSVITGTFSQPWSMTVPPVVNSTIGGDVVLPCSFTHPKQQDYPKAITVQWITRQFHDKPFFQCKVTNVTTGGMNECSVPESYQRFSVKGDPKQRDLSLLIRDLAVTDNGVYFCRVELDYYWGDGKWQTASGTQLNIIAKAQIVSLSWVEASLGPGNGSLRCVVEGNPPSTITWFSSSKGNIDPGVSTIGTHPFQWTSSIPFFTQEVYTCRAENSLGRAERRFPPGPTALTVALSVCGVLLLLLLLGMALFYLRKRGYLRFCNSEQIKQQSELCTDPAIAVVSETSIYANVSEMESPQSLYKHDSPEDGDMELNLVYADVQLNTTTQSPQRSSRVPIPDEGVHYAIVKLG